From Virgibacillus ihumii, the proteins below share one genomic window:
- a CDS encoding YfkD famly protein — protein sequence MKKSTFITLILSALILSLPFSVFGKEKQKEEDDTKVPSHVLNISKENTYPNSTEDQEIVEPSEFTKEMIAEVDIPIENPELIKMLNETSINPSPIAFGYRGMVYIGRWPLNYDSQETNINWEYQKINTNEMNNRGGESEQKLHYTQHKKKEITGALTNKIANPDDIKKMMLLEAKEKIELPLAYSTVIGKETKKDNSYVIPPKKFGVLQAYAPAVNEKGRVTFGEVYFQLKGPDKAIVVKNVTKQGIGAWIPIQDYVSFSFQMK from the coding sequence ATGAAAAAAAGTACGTTTATCACTTTGATTTTATCCGCATTGATATTATCACTTCCTTTTTCTGTCTTCGGTAAAGAAAAGCAGAAGGAAGAAGATGACACGAAGGTTCCAAGCCATGTTTTGAACATATCGAAAGAAAATACGTACCCGAACTCAACCGAGGATCAGGAAATAGTGGAGCCAAGCGAGTTTACCAAAGAAATGATAGCAGAAGTCGATATACCGATTGAAAATCCCGAATTGATAAAAATGCTTAATGAAACATCGATAAACCCGTCCCCGATTGCATTTGGATACCGCGGGATGGTTTATATCGGTCGATGGCCGCTGAATTACGATTCACAGGAAACGAACATTAATTGGGAGTATCAAAAAATTAATACAAACGAAATGAACAACAGGGGAGGGGAATCTGAGCAAAAGCTGCATTATACACAGCATAAGAAAAAGGAAATCACCGGTGCTCTGACAAATAAAATTGCCAACCCTGATGATATTAAGAAAATGATGCTTTTGGAAGCAAAAGAGAAGATTGAGCTTCCACTAGCATACAGTACTGTAATTGGCAAGGAAACAAAGAAGGATAACTCCTACGTTATCCCGCCTAAAAAGTTTGGCGTTTTGCAGGCTTATGCTCCAGCTGTTAATGAAAAGGGGCGTGTAACCTTTGGTGAAGTTTACTTTCAGCTGAAAGGTCCAGATAAAGCAATTGTTGTTAAAAATGTAACCAAGCAGGGAATTGGCGCCTGGATTCCAATTCAGGATTATGTTTCATTTTCTTTTCAGATGAAATAA
- the mbcS gene encoding acyl-CoA synthetase MbcS translates to MNREDLIAPKDYNIVMEMERFAKDPARKALIWQNEAGDAKEITYDQLIKNVNKIGNVFLEQGLKHGDKILVMIPRLIGAYETYLAALKTGIIIIPSSEMLKTKDLQYRVSHGEVSGVVSYYPFVDQYKDIKEYDDLTLFSVGKQVDGWHSLDDLKENASDELEMADTKSDDIAFLPYTSGTTGNPKGVVHTHGWGYAHLKTASANWLSINEGDKVWATAGPGWQKWIWSPFLSVLGAGATGFVYNGKFDPKTYLGLLQDEDINVLCCTPTEYRLMAKVDNLDDYQLPALHSAVSAGEPLNREVIDTFQKYFDVTVRDGYGQTENTLLLGFMKDTKVIPGAMGKPTPGNDVEVVDENGDPLPAGEVGDIAVKLDCPALFREYYKDSERTSMSRRGDYYITGDQASKDEEGYFWFEGRSDDIIISSGYTIGPFEVEDALVKHPSVQECAVVASPHEIRGNIVKAFVVLRPGVDGNDELVKTLQDHVKQSTAPYKYPREIAFIDELPKTTSGKIRRVELRQKEKAKQ, encoded by the coding sequence ATGAACAGGGAAGATTTGATTGCTCCGAAAGACTACAACATTGTGATGGAAATGGAGCGTTTTGCAAAAGATCCTGCCCGAAAAGCATTGATTTGGCAAAATGAAGCAGGTGACGCAAAAGAAATTACGTATGATCAATTAATAAAAAATGTAAACAAGATTGGGAATGTTTTTCTGGAACAGGGCTTGAAACATGGGGACAAAATTCTGGTTATGATCCCCCGGTTGATTGGAGCATATGAAACATATCTGGCAGCGCTGAAGACCGGAATAATTATTATTCCAAGCTCAGAAATGCTGAAAACAAAAGACCTGCAATACCGTGTTAGCCACGGGGAAGTCAGCGGTGTTGTCAGCTACTATCCTTTCGTTGATCAGTATAAAGATATAAAAGAATATGATGATCTAACGTTATTTTCAGTCGGAAAACAGGTCGATGGTTGGCACAGTCTTGATGATTTGAAAGAAAATGCATCGGACGAGCTGGAAATGGCTGATACAAAAAGCGATGACATCGCATTTTTACCGTATACGTCCGGAACAACGGGAAATCCAAAAGGCGTAGTACATACACATGGCTGGGGCTATGCACATCTGAAAACCGCCTCGGCAAACTGGCTTTCGATTAATGAAGGAGATAAAGTCTGGGCGACTGCAGGGCCAGGCTGGCAAAAGTGGATCTGGAGTCCGTTCCTGTCCGTATTAGGTGCGGGTGCAACCGGTTTTGTTTATAATGGTAAATTTGATCCGAAGACATATTTGGGATTGCTGCAGGACGAGGACATCAATGTATTATGTTGTACGCCAACGGAATACCGGCTGATGGCTAAAGTGGACAATCTCGATGATTATCAGCTCCCGGCGCTGCACAGCGCAGTTTCGGCAGGTGAACCGCTGAACAGGGAAGTGATTGATACATTCCAGAAATACTTTGATGTAACCGTTCGTGACGGCTATGGTCAAACCGAGAATACGTTATTGCTCGGTTTTATGAAAGATACGAAGGTAATACCAGGCGCAATGGGGAAACCGACTCCGGGCAACGATGTTGAGGTCGTTGACGAAAACGGTGATCCCTTGCCTGCCGGTGAAGTTGGTGACATTGCAGTGAAGCTGGATTGTCCGGCATTGTTCCGTGAGTACTACAAAGATTCAGAGCGTACAAGCATGTCAAGACGCGGTGATTATTATATTACCGGTGACCAGGCATCCAAAGATGAAGAAGGATATTTCTGGTTTGAAGGCCGCAGTGATGATATCATTATCAGTTCCGGCTATACGATTGGCCCATTTGAGGTAGAGGATGCCCTCGTCAAACATCCGTCTGTTCAGGAATGTGCGGTTGTCGCAAGTCCGCATGAAATTCGCGGGAATATTGTGAAGGCATTCGTTGTATTGCGTCCGGGTGTTGACGGCAATGACGAACTGGTCAAAACACTTCAGGATCATGTGAAGCAATCAACAGCGCCGTATAAATATCCGAGAGAAATAGCGTTTATTGACGAACTGCCAAAAACGACTTCCGGAAAGATCAGGCGTGTAGAGTTACGACAAAAGGAGAAAGCGAAACAGTAG
- a CDS encoding Na+/H+ antiporter family protein, translating into MEWVVVISVLVMTILSLLRVNVVLAIIIAAITAGVLSGQSIIESIDMMISGMGGQAETALSYILLGAFAVAISYTGITAILVNFLIRVLTGKKTMMVLVIAGVASLSQNLVPVHIAFIPILIPPLLKVFDDMKLDRRAVASALTFGLKAPYIMIPAGFGLIFHGIIVKGMEQNGVEITMTETALSMLIPGSGMIIGLLIAVFITYRKDRVAKPGAGGGEVNFTAPQLEKVTFNRKHFMTLVAIAGALVVQLVSQNLVAGALTGLILMFALVAVPFGNGDQIMTDGIAMMGTIAFVMLVASGYGHILTETGAVDALVEASSGTLNNNKGLIALILLLVGLIVTIGIGSSFGTIPIIASLFVPICLAAGFSPMAIATLIGTSGALGDAGSPASDSTLGPTSGLNADGKHHHIWDTCVPTFLHYNIPLFILGWIGAMVL; encoded by the coding sequence ATGGAATGGGTTGTGGTTATTTCTGTTCTGGTAATGACAATACTCAGCTTATTGCGGGTTAATGTGGTGTTGGCAATCATCATCGCGGCAATAACGGCTGGTGTATTATCAGGGCAGTCGATTATAGAATCAATTGATATGATGATCAGCGGAATGGGAGGACAAGCGGAAACGGCTCTGAGTTATATCCTGCTTGGTGCTTTTGCAGTGGCAATCAGTTATACGGGGATTACCGCTATCCTTGTCAATTTTTTAATAAGGGTATTGACAGGAAAGAAAACGATGATGGTTCTCGTTATTGCCGGTGTTGCTTCACTTTCGCAAAACCTGGTACCAGTTCATATTGCATTTATACCAATATTAATACCGCCATTATTAAAAGTATTTGATGATATGAAATTGGACCGGCGTGCTGTAGCGTCAGCATTGACCTTCGGGTTAAAAGCGCCATATATTATGATCCCTGCAGGGTTCGGACTGATTTTTCACGGAATTATTGTAAAAGGGATGGAACAGAATGGTGTGGAAATTACCATGACGGAAACAGCCCTTTCCATGCTTATCCCGGGATCAGGGATGATTATCGGCTTATTGATTGCGGTATTCATTACCTACCGGAAAGATCGTGTAGCAAAACCCGGCGCAGGGGGTGGAGAGGTTAATTTTACAGCCCCCCAACTGGAAAAGGTAACATTTAACCGTAAGCACTTCATGACTTTAGTGGCAATTGCCGGAGCCTTAGTCGTTCAGCTTGTTTCACAAAATCTTGTAGCGGGCGCACTAACCGGACTGATATTAATGTTTGCACTTGTCGCTGTTCCGTTTGGAAATGGCGATCAGATTATGACGGATGGGATTGCCATGATGGGGACAATTGCCTTTGTTATGCTTGTCGCATCCGGTTATGGTCACATCCTTACTGAAACCGGGGCAGTGGATGCATTGGTCGAAGCGTCTTCTGGTACTCTGAATAACAATAAAGGATTAATTGCATTGATTCTGCTGCTTGTTGGTCTAATTGTCACAATAGGGATTGGTTCATCGTTTGGAACAATTCCGATTATCGCATCATTGTTTGTGCCGATTTGTCTTGCCGCAGGTTTTTCGCCAATGGCAATTGCAACACTGATCGGAACATCAGGTGCGCTGGGTGACGCAGGGTCACCGGCATCAGACAGTACACTCGGACCGACATCAGGCTTAAATGCCGATGGTAAGCATCACCATATTTGGGATACTTGCGTACCGACTTTTTTACACTATAACATTCCGCTGTTCATCTTAGGATGGATCGGCGCTATGGTATTATAG
- a CDS encoding catalase encodes MSEENKRNVNSKNEQLEQFRSDDRDKHLTTNQGLKVSEDEFSLKAGERGPTLMEDFHFREKMTHFDHERIPERIVHARGYGAHGEFELYESMKEYTKAKFLQEPGSKVPVFVRMSTVAGSKGSADIPRDVRGFATKFYTEEGNFDLVGNNMPVFFIQDAIKFPDFVHAVKPEPDTGYPQAASAHDTFWDFIANNQESAHMVMWLMSDRAIPRNLRMMEGFGVHTFRLVNEEGKSHFVKFHWKPELGVHSTVWDEAQKINGKNPDFNRQDLHETIENGDYPSWKLGVQVIPEEDEFKFDFDILDPTKLWPEEEVPVKVVGRMTLNRNVDNVFAETEQVAFHPGSVVPGIDFSNDPLLQGRLFSYTDTQLIRLGGPNFHELPINRPVSPFHNNQRDGYGRQTINVGKTSYHNNSIASNTPSVATEAEGGYAHYQEKVDGRKIQARSESFKDHFSQATLFYNSMTDVEKTHIKEAFSFELGMVNDKSIRQQVVNMITNINLELSQEVAANIGVQVPTEGGSNVTKSSPALSQANTVNKPDTMKIGVLLDDGFTGEAVQKVLDGLKENKTYPTVISSKLGKIHGDDGTEIEAVGTFDTGHPVLFDAVYVAGGAETDANFQKQAGYFVTEMFNHYKPIGATGEGIAILHEAGITDVAGVVTGEDVEQFLSAYVDAVSQHRHWNRNV; translated from the coding sequence ATGAGTGAAGAAAATAAAAGGAATGTAAATAGCAAGAACGAACAGCTCGAACAGTTTCGCAGCGATGATCGTGATAAGCATCTGACGACCAATCAAGGGCTGAAGGTTTCTGAAGATGAATTTTCACTCAAAGCAGGGGAACGTGGTCCAACTTTAATGGAGGATTTTCATTTTCGCGAAAAGATGACGCACTTTGACCATGAGCGTATTCCTGAACGGATTGTGCATGCAAGAGGATATGGAGCTCATGGCGAGTTTGAACTTTACGAATCAATGAAAGAATACACGAAAGCGAAATTTTTGCAGGAACCAGGTTCGAAAGTTCCTGTATTTGTACGAATGTCTACGGTTGCCGGATCGAAGGGCTCTGCGGATATTCCGAGGGATGTCCGGGGGTTTGCAACGAAGTTTTACACAGAGGAAGGTAATTTCGACTTAGTTGGCAATAATATGCCGGTATTTTTTATCCAGGATGCTATTAAGTTTCCTGATTTTGTCCATGCCGTCAAACCAGAACCGGATACGGGGTATCCACAGGCAGCTTCGGCACATGATACTTTTTGGGATTTTATCGCCAATAATCAGGAATCTGCACATATGGTCATGTGGCTTATGTCGGACCGGGCAATCCCGAGGAATTTACGGATGATGGAAGGTTTCGGTGTGCATACTTTCCGTTTGGTCAATGAAGAAGGGAAATCCCATTTTGTTAAATTCCATTGGAAACCAGAGCTAGGTGTTCACTCCACAGTGTGGGATGAAGCCCAAAAAATAAATGGAAAGAATCCGGACTTTAACCGGCAGGACCTCCACGAGACGATTGAAAATGGTGATTATCCTTCATGGAAACTAGGAGTACAAGTCATTCCGGAAGAAGATGAGTTCAAATTTGATTTTGATATATTAGATCCAACGAAATTATGGCCGGAAGAAGAAGTGCCTGTTAAAGTGGTTGGCAGAATGACACTCAACCGCAATGTTGACAACGTTTTTGCTGAGACAGAGCAAGTGGCATTTCACCCGGGAAGTGTGGTGCCCGGCATCGATTTTTCCAATGACCCATTACTGCAGGGGCGCTTGTTTTCCTATACGGATACGCAGTTGATCAGGCTTGGCGGACCGAATTTCCACGAATTGCCGATTAATCGGCCAGTCTCCCCTTTCCATAACAATCAACGGGATGGCTATGGAAGACAGACAATCAATGTAGGCAAGACAAGCTATCACAACAATTCCATTGCCAGCAATACACCATCTGTTGCAACAGAAGCGGAAGGGGGCTATGCCCATTATCAGGAAAAAGTCGACGGACGTAAGATCCAGGCCAGAAGTGAAAGCTTTAAAGATCATTTCTCACAGGCCACACTATTTTACAACAGCATGACAGATGTGGAAAAAACGCATATTAAAGAAGCGTTTAGCTTTGAGCTCGGTATGGTGAATGACAAATCTATCCGCCAGCAGGTAGTGAATATGATTACGAATATTAATTTGGAACTCTCTCAAGAGGTTGCTGCAAATATTGGTGTACAAGTCCCGACGGAAGGAGGATCGAATGTGACCAAATCTTCACCGGCACTCAGTCAGGCAAATACGGTCAATAAGCCGGATACGATGAAAATTGGGGTTTTACTTGATGATGGATTTACTGGTGAAGCAGTGCAAAAAGTGCTGGATGGATTGAAAGAAAATAAGACGTATCCAACGGTGATTAGCTCCAAACTGGGCAAAATCCACGGTGATGATGGCACAGAAATTGAGGCCGTTGGCACGTTTGATACGGGACATCCCGTACTGTTTGATGCAGTGTATGTAGCTGGCGGTGCAGAAACGGATGCCAACTTCCAAAAACAAGCAGGCTATTTTGTAACCGAAATGTTCAATCATTATAAACCAATCGGTGCAACAGGTGAGGGTATCGCTATCCTTCATGAAGCGGGTATTACGGATGTTGCCGGTGTCGTAACGGGTGAAGATGTGGAACAATTTCTTTCTGCATATGTGGATGCAGTGTCTCAACATCGCCATTGGAATAGGAATGTGTGA
- the pdaA gene encoding delta-lactam-biosynthetic de-N-acetylase, which produces MFFFAFLFFAGQVSAESGFGWGYKKNNENKIPEIGKYKDLLDKYGAYFADNSGEKVIYLTFDNGYEEGYTDNILDVLKKENVPATFFVTGHYVESKPKLVKRIVDEGHIVGNHSYHHPDFTTVTKKSMRKELESLEDAVAEVSDQEEMKYLRPPRGMFNEDTLEWANELGYIHIFWSLAFKDWETDHQQGWKYAYKNIMEQIHPGAIVLLHTVSSDNAKALDKVITSLKEKGYKFKSLDYLVMKDMLPRPVFGY; this is translated from the coding sequence ATGTTTTTCTTTGCTTTTCTGTTTTTCGCTGGCCAGGTATCTGCTGAAAGCGGCTTTGGCTGGGGTTACAAGAAAAACAATGAAAATAAAATACCGGAAATCGGTAAGTACAAGGATCTTCTTGATAAATATGGGGCTTATTTTGCCGATAATTCCGGCGAGAAAGTGATTTATCTGACATTTGATAATGGTTACGAAGAAGGTTATACCGATAATATTCTGGATGTGTTGAAAAAAGAAAACGTACCAGCAACATTTTTTGTTACCGGACACTATGTGGAAAGCAAACCGAAGCTGGTGAAACGGATAGTAGACGAGGGGCATATCGTCGGGAATCACTCTTATCATCATCCTGATTTTACAACGGTCACCAAGAAGTCAATGAGAAAAGAATTGGAATCGTTGGAGGACGCGGTTGCCGAAGTTTCGGATCAGGAGGAAATGAAATATTTGCGGCCGCCAAGAGGGATGTTTAATGAAGACACGTTGGAATGGGCAAATGAATTAGGTTATATCCACATCTTCTGGTCGCTTGCTTTTAAGGACTGGGAAACGGATCATCAACAAGGATGGAAATATGCGTATAAAAATATTATGGAACAAATCCATCCCGGTGCGATCGTACTTCTGCATACGGTGTCATCGGATAATGCCAAGGCACTCGACAAAGTTATTACCTCACTGAAGGAGAAGGGCTATAAATTTAAAAGCCTTGATTATCTGGTAATGAAAGATATGCTGCCACGACCTGTGTTTGGATATTAA